The Paenibacillus tianjinensis genome has a window encoding:
- a CDS encoding DUF5693 family protein, with translation MEEWQIDLIKKWNGYIKRLLWIAVFLGVIAAMPLGYSRWMMEKTSKQIEFIFDFRDLLQIASYQPNPETFVQMQLVSMQEAGITTMSVYESTLNDLLLAGRLNIYNESQVALLQQNIPISNRNFTYVLFAGEKEENTLRPIIKKRFNKDNINVSNWTFGGRSGLILETSIENALIKTMEPDPLSLQLIHDEGFRIIPRISDQDRPFDQEATERMLANFQKLGVKRILFDGNAVKGFGDQIEKRTLYSFGDLLNKYNIGLAAIENLKNPQSGFETLANLVEYNVVRLYSLSENDAAALKPDVIADRFLLAAKDRNVRMFYLNGSVVRNQDKSEITNSLDNVYKAIASPNGAKDKISSVGFSTGEAKEFERSSPPGNKLLRAVIALGAVAIIALLIGTFFPVLLLPAFFLVLFGSVALYLYSSALVEQGLALGVGISTSTLAMIWSMKRVDIYSRKYGKLPQGFSIKRRLEISVFLFFVTTLITLLSTPFVFGLLSDITYNLRLQQFRGVSVLHTAPIALVSLYTVFFMSRSSIMNFQKILRSPITVVWVLAALAIGAVGYYYLSRTGNGGTASSLEMLLRGTMEQFFGVRPRTKEFLIAHPLLLLGFFLSIRYRAARVLIIIGTIGQLSIIDTFAHLHTPLYISGVRVLLGLGLGLIIGLILIGVWKLIEKRIVEGYNIWIGTEKWK, from the coding sequence ATGGAGGAGTGGCAAATCGATTTGATTAAAAAATGGAATGGCTACATTAAACGGTTATTGTGGATTGCAGTATTTTTGGGTGTAATTGCGGCAATGCCTTTGGGATACTCTAGATGGATGATGGAGAAGACCTCCAAACAAATTGAATTTATTTTTGATTTCCGTGATTTGTTGCAAATAGCTTCATACCAGCCTAACCCAGAAACGTTTGTACAGATGCAACTGGTATCGATGCAAGAAGCAGGCATCACCACAATGTCTGTATACGAGTCAACTTTAAATGATCTGTTACTGGCGGGAAGGCTTAATATTTATAATGAATCACAAGTTGCTTTACTGCAGCAGAACATCCCTATTTCAAATAGGAACTTTACATATGTACTGTTTGCTGGTGAAAAAGAAGAAAACACACTGAGGCCAATTATTAAGAAAAGATTTAATAAAGATAATATTAATGTAAGCAACTGGACCTTCGGTGGACGTTCTGGGTTAATATTAGAAACGTCTATTGAAAATGCTTTGATTAAAACCATGGAACCAGATCCATTGTCATTACAACTGATTCATGATGAAGGATTTAGGATCATACCTCGAATATCCGATCAGGACCGTCCTTTTGATCAAGAGGCTACGGAGAGAATGTTGGCTAATTTTCAAAAGCTTGGGGTAAAGCGAATTCTGTTCGATGGAAATGCTGTAAAAGGGTTTGGCGATCAGATAGAAAAGAGAACGTTATACTCATTTGGGGATTTATTGAATAAATACAACATTGGATTGGCTGCTATTGAAAATCTGAAAAATCCGCAATCAGGATTTGAAACGCTTGCTAATTTAGTAGAATATAACGTAGTGCGATTATATTCGCTGTCGGAAAATGATGCCGCAGCCTTAAAACCGGATGTGATCGCGGACAGGTTTCTACTTGCTGCAAAAGACCGGAATGTTAGAATGTTTTATCTAAACGGTTCGGTAGTTCGTAACCAGGATAAATCTGAAATTACAAATTCGCTGGATAATGTATATAAAGCGATTGCGTCTCCGAATGGTGCCAAGGATAAAATATCATCTGTGGGTTTTTCAACAGGTGAAGCAAAGGAGTTTGAAAGATCCAGTCCTCCTGGGAATAAACTACTGAGAGCAGTTATAGCTTTGGGGGCAGTGGCAATCATTGCATTACTTATAGGTACCTTTTTTCCTGTTTTGCTTTTGCCAGCTTTTTTTCTCGTGCTTTTTGGAAGTGTTGCGCTTTATTTGTATTCTTCTGCACTCGTTGAGCAAGGACTGGCACTTGGCGTAGGAATTAGCACTTCAACATTGGCAATGATTTGGTCGATGAAGCGTGTTGATATATACTCAAGGAAATATGGGAAGCTTCCGCAAGGTTTTAGCATAAAAAGACGTCTTGAAATATCTGTTTTTTTGTTTTTTGTGACAACTTTGATTACTTTACTTTCGACTCCCTTTGTATTCGGATTGCTGAGTGATATTACGTATAATCTGCGTCTCCAGCAGTTTAGAGGAGTAAGTGTGCTCCATACTGCTCCAATTGCACTCGTTTCGCTTTATACAGTTTTTTTTATGAGTCGGTCATCGATAATGAATTTTCAAAAGATACTGCGATCACCAATTACGGTTGTATGGGTTCTGGCGGCATTAGCAATTGGAGCAGTTGGCTATTATTATTTATCCCGCACTGGAAATGGTGGAACAGCCTCTTCGCTCGAAATGCTGCTGCGCGGAACGATGGAACAGTTTTTCGGCGTTCGCCCAAGAACCAAAGAGTTTTTAATTGCGCATCCATTATTACTGCTTGGATTCTTTTTGAGTATAAGGTATCGGGCTGCGAGAGTATTGATCATTATAGGTACGATAGGACAGCTTTCAATTATTGATACGTTTGCCCACTTACATACGCCTCTCTATATTTCCGGCGTTCGTGTTTTACTAGGGCTTGGTTTAGGACTAATTATCGGGTTAATTCTCATAGGGGTCTGGAAATTGATAGAAAAGCGAATTGTCGAGGGCTACAATATATGGATTGGAACGGAGAAATGGAAATGA
- a CDS encoding murein hydrolase activator EnvC family protein encodes MKKWISTITVVALMALIIQPAHSYAKSINQIDKELAQLQQQAENAEERQEESEKQKQEAQHYVNKNQEYLRQVLADMETVGLELTRISADIDKTEEDLRDSSKELDETKARIEERQDWLESRIRLMYIQGGVSYLDVLLSSTSLRNFLERVDALQAIANQDRMMLAEEKKDKELIEQQQQQLEADYAKVKGLYANAESRKNILEQKEEEKQQLIVKYNANLEESEVISEEQEAVVVGIATKRAALEKEKNKLKANMVYTFSVDSKGNSGSMALPVSGARISSNFGTRVHPITGVLKKHNGVDMAAPEGTDIKAAEDGVVIVAEWWGGYGNTVIIDHGNNLWTLYPHIRNNGIKVKKGQMVKRGEKIAEVGSTGNSTGPHLHFEVRIDGKPVNPMPYL; translated from the coding sequence ATGAAGAAATGGATATCTACAATTACAGTTGTCGCTTTAATGGCTCTCATTATTCAACCTGCTCATAGCTATGCTAAGTCGATAAACCAAATCGACAAAGAGTTGGCTCAGCTTCAACAGCAAGCCGAAAATGCTGAAGAAAGGCAAGAAGAATCGGAGAAACAGAAACAGGAAGCTCAGCATTATGTAAATAAAAATCAAGAATATTTGCGGCAGGTGTTGGCCGACATGGAGACTGTGGGATTGGAACTGACTCGCATATCTGCGGATATCGATAAAACGGAAGAGGATTTACGTGACAGTTCGAAAGAATTAGATGAAACCAAGGCGCGAATTGAGGAGCGACAAGATTGGCTGGAATCGCGGATTCGTCTCATGTACATACAGGGGGGAGTTTCTTATTTGGATGTACTGTTATCGTCAACTAGCCTAAGGAATTTTCTGGAGCGAGTCGATGCGTTACAGGCGATTGCAAATCAAGATCGCATGATGTTGGCTGAAGAGAAGAAGGACAAAGAGTTGATTGAGCAGCAACAGCAACAACTGGAAGCAGACTATGCTAAAGTAAAGGGACTGTATGCCAATGCTGAATCACGTAAGAATATTTTGGAACAGAAAGAAGAAGAAAAGCAGCAGCTGATTGTAAAATATAATGCTAATCTAGAGGAGTCAGAGGTTATCTCCGAAGAGCAGGAAGCAGTGGTAGTAGGAATTGCAACGAAACGAGCGGCATTAGAGAAAGAAAAAAATAAGCTGAAAGCAAATATGGTTTATACGTTTTCTGTTGATTCTAAAGGGAATAGTGGATCCATGGCGCTCCCGGTTTCCGGTGCTCGTATATCTTCAAACTTTGGCACCAGGGTACATCCGATTACAGGTGTATTGAAGAAGCACAATGGTGTTGACATGGCAGCTCCCGAAGGAACAGATATTAAAGCGGCGGAAGACGGTGTAGTTATCGTTGCGGAATGGTGGGGAGGATATGGAAACACAGTCATTATTGACCATGGGAATAACCTCTGGACCCTTTACCCTCATATCCGTAACAACGGAATAAAAGTAAAAAAAGGACAAATGGTTAAGCGTGGAGAGAAAATCGCTGAGGTCGGCAGCACAGGTAACTCAACAGGACCACACTTGCATTTTGAAGTTCGTATTGACGGTAAGCCGGTAAACCCGATGCCTTATTTGTAA
- a CDS encoding ketopantoate reductase family protein, with protein MKFLIYGAGVIGSIFAGKLASVGYNVTVLARNQRYEDMTANGIILQNAYSDRKEVSKVRVIDHLEPSDVYDYILVIMQKTQVNSVLPYLAKNQSENIVFVVNNPLGYDEWLKCIGQKRLMIGFPAAGGELKNGVVNYFIGRGIARAFQTTTFGELDGKTTSRLTALVKAFNRSHIPTVTSSNMDAWQKTHVALVTSIANALYIHKSNNYALSKSTKDIQLMIQGIKEGFQVIEALGYKVTPRKLHYFKLG; from the coding sequence ATGAAATTTTTGATATATGGAGCAGGGGTAATTGGCAGTATTTTTGCTGGTAAACTGGCAAGCGTGGGGTATAATGTCACTGTTCTTGCTCGAAATCAAAGATATGAAGATATGACTGCAAATGGTATTATCCTGCAGAATGCTTACTCTGATCGTAAAGAAGTATCGAAGGTCAGGGTTATTGATCATCTTGAACCGAGTGATGTCTACGATTATATCCTAGTCATTATGCAAAAGACGCAGGTCAATTCTGTTTTACCTTATCTAGCAAAAAACCAAAGTGAAAATATTGTTTTTGTCGTCAATAACCCACTTGGATATGATGAATGGTTAAAATGCATTGGGCAGAAAAGATTGATGATCGGATTTCCAGCAGCTGGAGGAGAACTCAAAAATGGGGTTGTGAATTATTTTATTGGAAGAGGCATTGCCCGTGCTTTTCAAACTACAACCTTTGGAGAGTTAGACGGCAAAACAACATCTAGATTAACTGCTCTTGTCAAAGCCTTTAATAGAAGTCATATCCCCACTGTAACAAGTTCTAATATGGATGCTTGGCAAAAAACTCATGTTGCATTAGTTACCAGTATTGCAAATGCCCTATATATACATAAATCAAACAATTATGCGCTATCCAAATCCACTAAGGATATTCAGCTTATGATTCAAGGAATTAAAGAAGGTTTTCAAGTCATTGAGGCTTTAGGGTATAAAGTAACCCCTCGTAAGCTACACTATTTTAAATTAGGCTAA
- a CDS encoding ArsR/SmtB family transcription factor encodes MERPANEVDKVTTLAFEKDLNSVKSEMMNTTTVSQMADWFKAFSDPTRIKIVDALLQRELCVNDLSVIIDMGQSAVSHQLRLLRNMRIVKRRKEGKTVFYSLHDTHVEQIFQQTLQHLRHE; translated from the coding sequence ATGGAAAGACCAGCAAATGAGGTAGACAAAGTTACTACTTTGGCTTTTGAGAAAGATCTTAATTCTGTAAAATCAGAAATGATGAATACAACTACAGTATCTCAGATGGCTGATTGGTTTAAAGCTTTCAGTGACCCCACAAGAATTAAAATTGTAGATGCTTTACTTCAAAGGGAGTTATGTGTGAATGATTTGAGCGTAATAATAGATATGGGACAATCTGCTGTCTCCCATCAGCTAAGACTTTTAAGAAACATGCGAATTGTAAAACGTCGAAAAGAAGGTAAGACCGTCTTTTATTCGCTGCATGACACACATGTTGAACAGATTTTCCAACAGACTCTGCAACATTTAAGACATGAATAA
- a CDS encoding heavy metal translocating P-type ATPase gives MGQLGQSKDTVKRELLLEGLDCANCALKIENGVKKIQGVSDCSVNFVNKTLSFEADKDQNEEIVSAATKLVNKLEPHIEVSIKMKGGSGQMRAKEQAGHKHASDGHAGHSHGSGGHEGHSHDSDGHEGHSHDVGKEKIRIMLIRLAVGAVVAGVGMLGSFSGWLELTIFLVAYLLIGGDIVLQAVKNILRGQVFDEYFLMSVATIGAFAIQQYPEGVAVMLFYQVGELFQSIAINRSRKSISALLDIRPDYANLKTGNDTKRVSPEEVNIGDHIVVKPGEKIPLDGVVIEGSSAVDTSALTGESMPREVEVKSEVLGGFINKNGVITVEVTKLFGESTVSKILELVENASSKKAPTEKFISKFARYYTPVVVIVALLLAVVPPLVLSGATFSDWIYRALVFLVISCPCALVVSIPLGFFGGIGAASKTGILVKGSNYLEALNNVKYVVFDKTGTLTKGAFKVTSINPAAELSEDELLEYAAFAELHSTHPIAESIKVAYGKEIKEDQLDGYNEISGHGIQVNVQGKEVLAGNIKLMNKYGIEAPNESGTVIHVAIEKKYAGFIIISDEIKDDSAKAVRSLKELGIKKIVMLTGDAKAVGDSVGKQLGIDEVHAELLPQHKVEEIEKLMQSKSPKEKIIFVGDGINDTPVLARADVGIAMGGLGSDAAIEAADIVIMTDEPSKISTAIRIAKRTRRIVWQNIIFALSVKAVFLILGAFGIATMWEAVFSDVGVTMIAVLNAMRVLNVSKS, from the coding sequence TTGGGACAATTAGGTCAATCCAAAGATACGGTAAAACGTGAGTTATTATTAGAAGGATTAGATTGTGCAAACTGTGCATTGAAAATCGAAAATGGCGTAAAAAAAATCCAAGGAGTCTCAGATTGTTCTGTCAATTTCGTAAATAAGACGTTGAGTTTTGAGGCAGATAAAGATCAGAATGAGGAAATTGTATCTGCGGCAACTAAATTAGTTAATAAACTCGAGCCGCATATTGAAGTGAGTATTAAGATGAAAGGCGGCTCTGGGCAAATGCGTGCCAAAGAACAAGCAGGACATAAGCATGCTAGCGATGGGCATGCAGGTCATTCGCATGGCAGTGGCGGACATGAAGGTCATTCGCATGATAGTGACGGGCATGAAGGCCATTCGCATGATGTTGGTAAGGAAAAAATCAGAATAATGTTAATTCGTTTGGCAGTGGGCGCAGTAGTTGCTGGAGTCGGAATGTTAGGTTCATTTTCAGGTTGGTTAGAACTAACTATATTTTTGGTAGCCTATCTCCTCATCGGCGGCGATATTGTGCTTCAAGCTGTTAAGAACATTCTTCGTGGCCAAGTATTTGATGAATACTTCTTAATGTCCGTAGCTACCATTGGCGCATTTGCTATTCAACAATACCCTGAAGGTGTAGCCGTAATGCTCTTTTATCAAGTAGGAGAGCTATTTCAGAGTATTGCCATTAATCGATCCCGTAAATCAATCAGTGCGCTATTGGATATCAGACCCGATTATGCGAACCTAAAAACAGGAAATGATACCAAACGGGTTTCGCCGGAAGAGGTTAACATAGGAGATCATATTGTTGTTAAACCCGGTGAAAAGATACCATTGGATGGAGTAGTCATTGAAGGAAGCTCAGCGGTAGATACATCAGCACTAACCGGTGAGTCTATGCCTCGGGAAGTGGAAGTAAAGAGTGAGGTTCTGGGCGGTTTCATTAACAAAAACGGAGTTATAACAGTGGAAGTGACTAAGCTGTTTGGGGAATCGACGGTATCCAAAATATTGGAACTTGTCGAAAATGCAAGCAGTAAGAAAGCGCCGACTGAAAAATTTATCTCTAAATTTGCGCGTTACTATACACCGGTTGTTGTTATCGTCGCGTTACTTCTGGCGGTTGTACCTCCCCTGGTTTTAAGTGGAGCCACCTTTTCTGATTGGATCTACCGGGCGCTTGTCTTCTTGGTCATATCTTGTCCTTGTGCGCTTGTGGTTTCCATTCCACTGGGCTTTTTTGGAGGAATTGGAGCAGCATCCAAGACAGGAATACTGGTCAAGGGCAGCAATTACTTGGAAGCCTTAAACAATGTTAAATATGTTGTATTTGACAAGACAGGAACACTCACTAAGGGAGCATTTAAAGTTACTAGTATTAACCCTGCCGCAGAATTATCCGAAGATGAACTTCTTGAATATGCTGCTTTCGCAGAACTGCATTCTACTCATCCTATCGCTGAATCCATAAAGGTGGCCTATGGTAAGGAGATCAAGGAAGATCAACTGGACGGATATAATGAAATCTCCGGACATGGGATACAAGTAAATGTTCAAGGTAAAGAGGTCTTAGCAGGTAACATCAAGCTGATGAACAAGTACGGCATTGAAGCGCCCAATGAGTCAGGAACGGTTATTCATGTTGCAATTGAAAAAAAATATGCTGGCTTTATTATCATTTCAGATGAAATAAAGGATGATTCCGCAAAGGCCGTACGTTCGTTGAAAGAATTGGGCATTAAGAAAATCGTTATGCTGACAGGGGACGCAAAGGCGGTTGGCGATTCAGTTGGTAAGCAGCTAGGTATAGATGAAGTGCATGCAGAGCTACTTCCACAGCATAAAGTAGAAGAAATTGAGAAGTTAATGCAGAGTAAATCGCCTAAAGAAAAAATAATTTTTGTTGGTGACGGTATTAATGATACTCCAGTGTTGGCCCGGGCAGATGTGGGTATAGCGATGGGGGGATTAGGGTCGGATGCAGCTATTGAAGCAGCTGACATCGTCATTATGACAGATGAACCTTCGAAAATCTCGACAGCTATTCGAATTGCTAAGAGAACGCGTCGGATTGTTTGGCAGAATATCATCTTTGCTCTGAGTGTAAAGGCTGTATTCTTAATTTTAGGCGCGTTTGGTATCGCCACTATGTGGGAAGCAGTATTTTCAGATGTCGGCGTGACCATGATTGCGGTCCTGAATGCCATGCGAGTATTAAACGTGAGTAAGTCTTAG
- a CDS encoding heavy metal translocating P-type ATPase: protein MPKQMPKQMAHQGSAQQPRAPKPRRFDPMAMLGNPEMQAVLGSGLLMLIAWVVSGWSEVFSIILYVISYALGGWITAKEGVETLVKEHDLDVNLLMIAAALGAASIGYWNEGAMLIFIFALSGALESYTMERSKKDISSLMALKPATAVRIEKGIMSEVAIDLLAVGDLLLVRPGELIPADGTIYQGESAVNQASITGESLPVEKTVGSEVFAGTINGEGPLYIEVTKSAGNTLFAKIIKMVEEAETEVPESQRFIKRLESIYARVVVAATVALIALPPFLLDWSWSATFYKAMVFLVVASPCALVSSIMPAMLSAISKSARKGILFKGGVHLENMAKTSVVAFDKTGTLTEGIPQVTDFIAGEGYDRNELLAVSASIEKLSRHPLAEAIVRLAEDEHLELPVIQESKSVTGWGIEGLIDGQLWRIGKSNLLDEQNNTVAEDGDEQWISLRQQFEGEGKTVSLILAGERIAGMIALQDTVRPQAEAAVRKLQELGIKVAMLTGDRAATAEVIAGRTGVDLVFAGLLPEDKVTHIKALREQYGNVIMVGDGVNDAPALATATVGMGMGMKGSGAALEIADVVLMNDNIEEIASTIALARRSQRIVKQNMVFAVTVIATMILSNFMQGIALPFGVISHEGSTILVILNGLRLLR from the coding sequence ATGCCTAAACAAATGCCTAAACAAATGGCGCACCAGGGCAGCGCGCAGCAGCCGCGGGCTCCGAAGCCACGCCGTTTCGATCCGATGGCCATGCTTGGCAATCCTGAAATGCAGGCCGTTCTCGGCAGCGGATTACTTATGCTTATTGCCTGGGTTGTCAGCGGCTGGTCGGAAGTGTTCTCCATCATCCTATATGTCATTTCCTACGCGCTAGGCGGCTGGATCACGGCGAAAGAGGGCGTGGAGACGCTGGTCAAAGAGCATGACCTTGACGTGAACCTACTGATGATTGCCGCCGCACTGGGTGCAGCATCGATCGGCTATTGGAATGAAGGAGCAATGTTGATCTTTATTTTTGCACTGAGTGGAGCGCTGGAAAGCTATACAATGGAACGCAGCAAAAAGGATATTTCATCGCTGATGGCCCTTAAGCCGGCCACCGCTGTCCGCATTGAAAAGGGCATTATGAGCGAGGTTGCGATTGACCTTTTGGCAGTGGGAGACCTGCTGCTTGTGCGTCCCGGCGAGCTGATCCCTGCAGATGGCACAATCTACCAGGGGGAATCAGCTGTCAATCAAGCATCCATCACGGGTGAATCTTTGCCTGTCGAGAAAACGGTCGGCAGTGAAGTGTTTGCCGGAACAATTAATGGTGAAGGCCCGCTTTATATAGAAGTAACCAAGTCTGCGGGGAACACGCTTTTTGCCAAGATCATCAAAATGGTCGAAGAGGCGGAAACTGAAGTGCCGGAGTCGCAGCGGTTCATTAAGCGGCTGGAGTCGATTTATGCCCGGGTAGTGGTAGCCGCTACGGTAGCACTGATTGCTCTGCCTCCGTTCTTGCTGGACTGGAGCTGGAGTGCCACATTCTATAAAGCCATGGTATTTCTTGTCGTGGCATCCCCGTGCGCACTGGTCTCTTCCATTATGCCGGCGATGCTGTCGGCAATATCCAAAAGCGCGCGCAAAGGCATCCTGTTCAAGGGCGGCGTCCATTTGGAGAATATGGCGAAGACCTCAGTGGTTGCTTTTGACAAGACAGGAACGTTGACTGAGGGTATTCCGCAAGTGACTGATTTCATCGCCGGAGAAGGGTATGACCGGAATGAGCTGCTGGCGGTTAGTGCTTCGATTGAGAAATTGTCCCGCCATCCGCTGGCGGAAGCAATTGTCCGCCTGGCTGAGGATGAACACCTTGAGCTGCCAGTTATTCAGGAGAGCAAGTCCGTGACCGGCTGGGGGATTGAAGGGCTGATTGACGGACAGCTATGGAGAATTGGCAAATCCAATCTGCTGGATGAACAGAATAACACCGTAGCTGAGGACGGGGATGAGCAGTGGATTTCGCTGCGTCAACAATTTGAGGGAGAGGGGAAAACTGTATCGCTTATTCTTGCTGGTGAACGTATTGCCGGAATGATTGCACTGCAGGATACGGTGCGTCCGCAGGCGGAAGCAGCGGTGCGTAAGCTGCAGGAGCTGGGCATCAAGGTGGCGATGCTGACCGGCGACCGCGCGGCAACGGCGGAAGTGATTGCCGGGAGAACCGGCGTTGACCTTGTATTTGCAGGTCTTTTGCCCGAGGATAAAGTGACGCATATCAAAGCGCTGCGCGAGCAGTACGGGAATGTGATTATGGTGGGGGATGGCGTGAATGATGCGCCGGCGCTGGCCACGGCAACAGTCGGTATGGGCATGGGTATGAAGGGCAGCGGTGCAGCACTGGAGATTGCCGACGTTGTGCTGATGAATGACAATATTGAAGAGATCGCTTCAACTATTGCATTGGCCCGGCGTTCGCAGCGTATCGTGAAGCAGAATATGGTTTTTGCCGTAACGGTAATAGCGACTATGATTCTCAGCAACTTTATGCAAGGGATTGCTCTTCCTTTTGGTGTCATTAGCCATGAGGGCAGTACGATACTCGTTATCCTCAATGGACTGAGACTTTTACGCTAA
- a CDS encoding NAD(P)-binding protein has protein sequence MYKSIIIGTGPAGLTAAIYLARANLNPLVIEGHSRVGSLPLQRKSRISLAFPKVLWVLT, from the coding sequence ATGTATAAATCAATTATTATTGGTACCGGACCTGCCGGATTGACTGCAGCCATCTACTTGGCCCGCGCCAATCTGAATCCGCTCGTCATCGAAGGCCACAGCCGGGTGGGCAGCTTACCACTACAACGGAAGTCGAGAATTTCCCTGGCTTTCCCGAAGGTATTATGGGTCCTGACCTGA